In Romboutsia lituseburensis, a genomic segment contains:
- a CDS encoding S-layer homology domain-containing protein: MRNNIIKVLIFTFISFIFFDYNSYDINANEKLSTSTNIQNEEVNIPDKILKEVVLRTLGKNPMDSITITISDMESLTSLSFWAAFSSDKISNLEGIQYAKNLKYLDVSYNKISDIGPLTNLTNLKDLDVSYNKISDIGPLRNLTKLERLNLDSNHILDFSPLKNLPNKEKFRYGTILEQNVYYDEVRLTGDSFKIKNPFIGIDGEMLTELYGQRYGNYMGRSEGDYLIWDNITEKDIRESNFQLIAAYYWDYYYDGMHDYNRVSELHIPIAPFNDIYNHWAEDTIREYERKKIIAKDVRFRPNEAMTRAEFVKIFNKTFKLSKHSGKTFKDTKNHWAYYEIDIAVTNGVCNGKTETEFKPDDPITRQEAATMLSNYLNLSDNNIDKIVKYKDSNDISSWAKPSVEGVIEKGYMGGYSDNTFRPKNKITRAEALSMLSRIK; the protein is encoded by the coding sequence ATGAGGAATAACATTATTAAAGTACTTATCTTTACATTTATATCATTTATATTCTTTGATTATAATTCGTATGATATAAATGCTAATGAAAAATTATCAACTAGTACAAATATACAGAATGAGGAAGTAAATATACCTGATAAAATTTTAAAAGAAGTTGTATTAAGAACATTAGGTAAAAATCCTATGGATAGTATAACTATAACTATATCTGACATGGAATCTTTAACTAGTTTAAGTTTCTGGGCAGCATTTTCTTCTGATAAAATTTCGAATTTAGAGGGAATACAATACGCTAAAAATTTAAAATACTTAGATGTTAGCTATAATAAAATATCAGATATAGGGCCACTAACAAATTTAACAAATTTAAAGGACTTAGATGTTAGTTATAATAAAATATCAGATATAGGTCCATTAAGAAATTTAACAAAATTAGAACGCTTAAATTTAGATTCTAATCATATTTTAGATTTTAGTCCACTTAAAAACTTGCCGAATAAGGAAAAATTTAGGTATGGAACTATATTAGAACAAAATGTATATTATGATGAAGTTCGTTTAACAGGTGATAGTTTTAAGATTAAAAATCCATTTATAGGTATTGATGGAGAAATGCTAACTGAACTGTATGGTCAACGTTATGGGAATTATATGGGAAGGTCTGAAGGTGATTATCTAATATGGGACAATATAACGGAAAAAGATATTAGAGAGTCAAATTTTCAACTAATAGCGGCTTATTATTGGGATTATTACTATGATGGAATGCATGATTATAATCGTGTTAGTGAATTACATATACCAATAGCACCGTTTAATGATATATATAATCACTGGGCAGAGGATACTATAAGAGAATATGAACGTAAAAAAATAATTGCGAAAGATGTTAGGTTTAGACCTAATGAAGCTATGACTAGAGCAGAATTTGTAAAAATATTTAATAAAACATTTAAGCTAAGCAAGCATAGTGGGAAAACATTTAAAGATACTAAAAATCATTGGGCATATTATGAAATTGATATTGCAGTAACTAATGGAGTATGTAATGGAAAAACAGAAACAGAATTTAAACCTGATGATCCTATAACAAGGCAAGAAGCTGCGACTATGTTATCAAACTACTTGAATTTATCTGACAATAACATAGACAAAATAGTTAAATACAAAGATAGCAATGACATATCTAGCTGGGCTAAGCCTTCAGTAGAAGGTGTAATTGAAAAAGGCTATATGGGTGGATATAGTGACAATACATTTAGGCCTAAGAATAAAATAACAAGAGCAGAAGCATTATCTATGTTAAGTAGAATAAAATAA
- a CDS encoding copper amine oxidase N-terminal domain-containing protein — protein sequence MGADISWDRPIVKINYDNNELILKIGSKEAIKNGKTISLEKEPYIYKGRTMVPLRFVSESLGLTVNYRDKKVDIITPKLKINNIEIDSIDNYCPMTMGGILSKNKNNLYATRINNVIEASKTNEVDIDKFSERLYDWKGKEYFHENYEYAFLDKSNNKIAEYKTYTCPDWSDINNPKTICLMEDVTNSKWYVIKTQDLKKFQSLYGIGEWTLISNTVA from the coding sequence ATAGGGGCTGATATTAGTTGGGATAGACCTATAGTAAAGATAAACTATGATAATAATGAGCTTATATTAAAAATAGGAAGCAAAGAAGCTATAAAAAATGGAAAAACTATAAGTTTAGAAAAAGAACCATACATATACAAAGGTAGAACTATGGTTCCATTAAGATTTGTATCAGAATCTTTAGGATTAACAGTAAATTATAGAGATAAGAAAGTAGATATAATAACACCTAAACTAAAAATAAACAATATAGAAATAGATTCAATAGATAACTATTGTCCTATGACTATGGGGGGAATACTTTCTAAAAATAAAAATAATCTCTATGCTACTCGTATCAATAATGTAATAGAAGCTTCTAAAACTAATGAAGTAGATATTGATAAATTTTCTGAAAGATTGTATGACTGGAAAGGAAAAGAGTATTTCCATGAAAATTATGAATATGCATTTTTAGATAAATCAAATAATAAAATAGCAGAGTATAAAACGTATACATGTCCTGATTGGAGTGATATAAATAATCCAAAAACTATTTGTTTAATGGAAGACGTTACAAATTCAAAGTGGTACGTTATTAAAACACAAGATTTAAAAAAATTTCAATCATTATATGGTATAGGTGAATGGACACTTATATCAAATACTGTTGCATAG
- a CDS encoding alanine/glycine:cation symporter family protein translates to MNLIDVLNSVDSFIWGPPLLVLLVGTGVLFTFRLGFLQITKLPTALRLIFKAENNGNGDISSFSALCTALAATVGTGNIVGVATAIKVGGPGALFWMWLAAFFGMATKYAEGVLAIKYRTKDENGQTSGGPMYYIVNGLGQKFKPLAIFFAVSGILVALLGIGTFTQVNSITDSINGSFGIDPRITGIILTLIVALVIFGGIQNISKVATAIVPFMSGIYIFMCLLIVFTSFNKIPTTFTLIFDGAFNSTAAVGGFLGSSVAMAIRNGIARGVFSNESGLGSAPIAAAAAKTNWPAEQGLISMTGTFIDSLIICSLTGFAIILSGVWTGDLNGALMTQAAFKSVLPNVGPLFLTLSLSLFAFTTILGWSYYGERCFEFLFGTKGIKGYRLVFVLMVLLGSFLKLEMVWIIADIVNGLMAIPNLIALILLMPVVIKETKLYMSHINSINSDLDKKAI, encoded by the coding sequence ATGAATTTAATTGATGTTTTAAACTCTGTGGACTCATTTATATGGGGACCACCATTACTAGTATTATTAGTTGGTACTGGTGTCTTATTTACTTTCAGACTTGGATTTTTACAAATCACTAAACTTCCAACTGCATTAAGATTAATTTTTAAGGCTGAAAACAATGGAAATGGTGATATTTCTAGTTTCTCAGCACTATGTACAGCTCTTGCTGCTACTGTTGGTACTGGTAACATTGTCGGTGTTGCTACTGCTATAAAGGTAGGTGGACCAGGAGCACTATTTTGGATGTGGCTTGCAGCATTCTTTGGTATGGCAACTAAGTATGCTGAAGGTGTTCTTGCTATAAAATATAGAACTAAGGACGAAAATGGCCAAACATCTGGAGGTCCTATGTACTATATAGTTAATGGTCTAGGACAAAAGTTCAAGCCTCTTGCAATATTCTTTGCTGTAAGTGGTATTTTAGTAGCATTACTTGGGATAGGTACATTTACTCAAGTTAACTCTATAACAGATTCTATAAATGGTAGCTTTGGAATAGATCCAAGAATTACTGGTATTATATTAACTTTAATCGTAGCCTTAGTTATATTTGGTGGAATTCAAAATATATCTAAAGTGGCAACAGCTATAGTTCCATTTATGTCTGGTATATATATCTTTATGTGTTTATTAATTGTGTTTACTTCATTTAATAAAATTCCGACTACATTTACACTTATATTTGATGGGGCATTTAACTCAACTGCTGCTGTAGGTGGTTTTTTAGGTTCTAGTGTTGCTATGGCTATTAGAAATGGTATCGCTCGTGGTGTATTTTCAAATGAATCAGGACTTGGTAGTGCTCCAATTGCTGCCGCTGCGGCTAAAACTAATTGGCCAGCTGAACAAGGTCTTATATCTATGACTGGTACTTTTATAGACAGTTTAATTATATGTTCACTTACTGGTTTTGCTATTATATTATCAGGGGTTTGGACTGGAGATTTAAACGGTGCTCTTATGACACAGGCCGCTTTTAAAAGTGTGCTACCGAATGTAGGTCCTTTATTTTTAACTCTTAGTTTAAGTTTATTTGCTTTTACAACTATACTTGGTTGGAGTTATTATGGAGAAAGATGCTTTGAGTTCTTATTTGGTACTAAAGGTATAAAAGGATATAGATTAGTATTTGTTTTGATGGTTCTTTTAGGTTCTTTCTTGAAATTAGAAATGGTATGGATAATTGCAGATATAGTTAATGGTCTTATGGCTATTCCAAATTTAATTGCTCTAATACTACTTATGCCTGTTGTTATTAAGGAGACAAAGCTTTATATGTCTCATATTAATTCTATTAATAGTGATTTAGACAAAAAAGCGATTTAA